One window of Paraburkholderia sprentiae WSM5005 genomic DNA carries:
- a CDS encoding acyltransferase family protein: MEFRKDINGLRAIAVIAVVLFHYGVRYFDGGYVGVDVFFVISGFLLTSIAHRRIQAGQFSAVQFLLNRLRRIYPALLMMVIACYVWATLFYLPDDLSRLVRNGTAALLFRSNYAFLGDVGGYFAPDARTNIFLHTWSLAVESQFYLVFAVTCSLFWPRSGARRKTLGWMAFCVIAGASLIWCIARTPEHQASTFYLLWGRAWEFMAGSVTALVSARPTRTGSNILSGAGAALLLFAIVGLHGNDPYPGWRAIFPVAGTALLIYAGEGAVSRLLSCWPLQLIGTASYSIYLWHWPFLLAFRERFGADPSAGQVIGLIAVSVVAGWASYVAVERPGRQRLRNVSIAAVFALSIASGFAFTAILNKTDGLQERLPSYLRAASEAMKSDAPRAHECMRDVDGTKHSPGDFCNLGGMPATTQPVMMLWGDSFANMFQPIVDRVAAQTQTPGVVATLGGCPPFKGKAFPGSGAEVFPGCERYANFAFDYFMRTPSIKLVVVAGDWQRYEPNYEGGVLKDIATVLASRGGRMVLVKAVPNPRGDVPRVWARAQVAAGHEVSQMTVPRAGQADIEDRGNQIARFPLQVGDVTTVDPFDALCNANECLTVKNGVSLFKDTDHLTQNGVEEVAPLLSEAIREQVAAIASPSKVSTSN, encoded by the coding sequence ATGGAATTTAGAAAAGACATCAACGGCCTGCGCGCGATTGCGGTTATCGCGGTCGTCCTCTTCCACTATGGCGTCAGGTATTTCGACGGTGGGTATGTCGGCGTCGACGTGTTTTTCGTAATCTCGGGCTTCCTGCTAACGTCGATCGCACATAGGCGGATACAGGCAGGGCAATTTTCGGCAGTACAGTTCCTGCTGAACCGCCTGCGCAGGATTTATCCAGCGCTGCTTATGATGGTGATCGCATGCTACGTGTGGGCGACGCTGTTCTACCTACCGGACGATCTCAGCAGACTGGTGCGTAACGGGACGGCGGCACTGCTCTTTCGATCGAACTATGCCTTTCTGGGTGACGTTGGGGGCTATTTTGCGCCCGACGCACGCACGAACATCTTCTTGCATACGTGGTCGTTGGCCGTCGAATCACAGTTCTACCTCGTCTTCGCGGTAACCTGCTCGCTTTTTTGGCCCCGCTCGGGCGCGCGTCGTAAGACTCTCGGGTGGATGGCGTTTTGCGTCATTGCTGGCGCGTCGTTGATCTGGTGTATCGCCCGAACGCCCGAGCATCAGGCGAGTACGTTTTACCTGTTATGGGGGCGTGCGTGGGAGTTCATGGCCGGATCGGTGACGGCCCTGGTATCGGCGCGTCCGACCCGGACAGGATCGAATATCTTGTCGGGGGCCGGCGCGGCGCTCCTGTTATTCGCCATCGTTGGACTGCATGGCAATGACCCGTACCCAGGATGGCGAGCGATTTTCCCGGTTGCCGGCACCGCGCTATTGATCTACGCGGGCGAGGGAGCTGTGTCGCGGCTGCTCTCGTGCTGGCCGCTTCAGTTGATTGGAACGGCCTCCTACTCCATCTATCTGTGGCACTGGCCTTTTCTGCTTGCCTTCCGCGAGCGGTTCGGAGCCGATCCGTCTGCAGGTCAGGTAATAGGGTTGATTGCCGTCTCAGTCGTGGCCGGTTGGGCGTCCTATGTGGCGGTCGAACGGCCGGGCCGTCAGCGACTGCGCAATGTGTCCATTGCGGCGGTCTTTGCGCTTAGCATTGCGTCAGGTTTCGCATTCACAGCAATCCTCAACAAAACCGATGGTTTGCAAGAGCGACTGCCGTCATATTTGCGCGCTGCGTCTGAGGCCATGAAGAGCGACGCGCCGCGCGCGCATGAGTGTATGAGAGACGTTGATGGCACAAAGCACTCGCCGGGTGACTTCTGCAACCTGGGAGGAATGCCGGCAACCACTCAACCAGTGATGATGCTGTGGGGTGACTCGTTCGCAAATATGTTTCAGCCGATTGTGGATCGCGTAGCAGCTCAAACACAAACCCCAGGTGTCGTTGCAACGCTGGGTGGTTGCCCGCCGTTCAAGGGCAAGGCGTTCCCCGGTTCGGGGGCAGAAGTGTTTCCGGGGTGCGAGCGCTATGCGAATTTCGCCTTTGACTACTTCATGCGCACGCCGTCAATCAAGCTGGTAGTCGTAGCGGGTGACTGGCAGCGCTACGAACCGAACTATGAGGGCGGCGTGCTGAAGGACATAGCGACCGTTTTGGCGTCTCGCGGCGGGCGCATGGTGCTGGTGAAAGCGGTGCCGAATCCGCGGGGAGATGTGCCTCGGGTATGGGCGCGTGCGCAGGTAGCAGCTGGCCACGAGGTATCGCAAATGACAGTGCCTCGCGCCGGTCAGGCGGATATCGAGGACAGGGGAAACCAGATCGCACGGTTTCCGCTGCAAGTGGGAGACGTAACGACGGTCGATCCGTTCGACGCGCTTTGCAACGCAAACGAGTGCTTAACGGTCAAGAACGGCGTCAGCCTGTTCAAAGATACCGACCATCTGACTCAGAACGGCGTTGAGGAAGTAGCGCCGCTGTTGTCCGAGGCGATACGCGAACAAGTCGCAGCGATAGCGTCTCCCTCGAAAGTATCGACCTCGAACTGA
- a CDS encoding TcpQ domain-containing protein, protein MKTKLSCAVAAIAFGTAATANAAFVVNDDTPSITAANPQGPQRDTTTTLSFNGTRLSRGGKATLDGLASDVVAADSINLTAYAKNRALLANAKRRVATVKDWLVAHGVPDAKVGTYTEVDPSDDAADTDVQISTRSAPRSAPALVTASAAPATLEASAAQQQGQRQQGAGFSDRERLDFARRVMAMAQAKIISGDDAIRLVNEFLNGQGVPTTSQPSAAVAQQPAAAAPPVVGGPIAMAQPAQYPVAQIAAQPQIVPAADVSRAWTLTANRTLRDNLDDWAQQAGYAKPTWSASMRYQITYTSNYSGTFLQVLAQIAQAVPGLDFKVSKAQHTIAVVDAQH, encoded by the coding sequence ATGAAGACGAAACTTAGCTGCGCAGTTGCGGCGATCGCATTCGGCACCGCTGCGACAGCCAACGCTGCCTTTGTCGTCAACGACGACACGCCTTCCATCACAGCGGCAAATCCACAAGGTCCACAGCGCGATACGACAACGACGCTGTCATTCAACGGCACGCGCCTGTCCCGTGGCGGCAAAGCGACGCTGGATGGCCTGGCTTCCGATGTTGTAGCCGCGGACTCGATCAACCTGACCGCCTATGCGAAAAACAGGGCTCTGCTGGCCAACGCCAAGCGACGCGTCGCGACGGTCAAAGACTGGCTCGTCGCTCATGGTGTGCCCGACGCCAAGGTCGGCACATACACTGAGGTCGACCCCAGCGACGATGCGGCCGACACCGACGTGCAGATCAGCACGCGCTCGGCGCCACGCAGCGCACCGGCGCTTGTCACTGCTTCCGCTGCGCCGGCGACGCTCGAGGCGTCAGCGGCACAGCAACAGGGCCAAAGACAGCAAGGAGCCGGTTTTTCGGATCGCGAACGACTTGATTTCGCGCGCCGTGTCATGGCGATGGCTCAGGCGAAGATCATCTCTGGCGACGATGCCATCCGTCTCGTGAATGAATTCCTGAATGGCCAAGGCGTTCCGACCACGTCGCAACCTTCCGCCGCTGTAGCTCAGCAACCCGCAGCCGCAGCACCGCCCGTCGTTGGCGGGCCAATTGCCATGGCTCAACCGGCTCAATACCCGGTCGCTCAAATCGCCGCACAGCCTCAGATCGTGCCAGCAGCTGATGTCTCCCGCGCGTGGACTCTCACAGCAAATCGAACGCTGCGCGATAACCTGGACGATTGGGCGCAACAGGCTGGGTACGCCAAACCGACATGGTCTGCGTCGATGCGCTATCAAATCACCTACACGTCGAACTACAGCGGCACGTTTCTCCAAGTGTTAGCACAGATCGCGCAGGCAGTACCGGGACTCGACTTCAAGGTGTCGAAGGCGCAACACACGATCGCCGTCGTAGACGCGCAGCACTGA
- the trbJ gene encoding P-type conjugative transfer protein TrbJ, giving the protein MNVIGQTLISGALLACVACNAHAGAVAGATEPTQILNNIQLTASYAQQAQQTVTQINQYETMLRNLMNSTPSELLGQAAGALWNDNNMTQTFKNLSTIVEGGQKIAYTLQNTDQLFHNLHPGYGSAFDFQNGYRNWSDNTLNSVQNALSLMNAHASNFANEQTMIKELQTRSQSAVGQLQVLQSGNEIGVAMIGQMQELRQLQAAQIQQQGAYIASQQSAADTKHTGAERVFGNVKSDSVLPLNTAPVQ; this is encoded by the coding sequence ATGAACGTAATCGGCCAGACACTTATTTCGGGTGCGCTTCTCGCGTGCGTCGCCTGCAATGCGCATGCGGGCGCTGTCGCGGGCGCCACAGAGCCGACGCAAATCCTGAATAACATTCAGCTCACCGCGTCTTATGCCCAGCAGGCGCAGCAAACCGTAACGCAGATCAACCAGTATGAGACGATGCTTCGCAACCTGATGAACTCGACGCCAAGCGAGTTGCTGGGTCAAGCCGCTGGTGCGCTGTGGAACGACAACAACATGACGCAGACGTTCAAGAATCTGTCGACCATCGTAGAGGGTGGGCAGAAGATTGCGTACACGCTGCAAAACACTGACCAGCTTTTCCACAATCTCCATCCGGGCTACGGCTCCGCGTTCGACTTCCAGAACGGATACCGTAACTGGTCCGACAACACCTTGAATTCCGTACAGAACGCGCTTTCGCTGATGAACGCGCACGCGTCCAACTTCGCAAACGAACAGACGATGATTAAAGAGTTGCAAACACGTTCGCAGTCGGCGGTAGGTCAGTTGCAGGTTCTTCAGTCCGGTAACGAGATTGGCGTTGCTATGATTGGGCAAATGCAGGAATTGCGGCAGCTTCAGGCCGCGCAGATCCAGCAGCAGGGCGCATATATCGCGAGCCAACAGAGCGCGGCTGATACAAAGCACACGGGCGCCGAACGAGTGTTTGGTAACGTGAAAAGTGACAGCGTCCTCCCGTTGAATACTGCTCCTGTTCAATAG
- a CDS encoding TrbC/VirB2 family protein, which translates to MRFLNPSLSVAADAVRARVARNGAHFARGARAVATRDFWREHVTLPRVWTALVLGGYASLACAQSAAPWEGGLCGVAAWFKGPTMLAVGTIAFGAAAGGFVFGEEMTGIMKKVSNITMAVCLAVGGASFLGWVAVKAGATTSTCGS; encoded by the coding sequence ATGCGTTTTTTGAATCCTTCGCTGTCTGTCGCGGCTGACGCTGTTCGCGCACGTGTGGCGCGCAATGGAGCACATTTCGCACGCGGTGCGCGTGCCGTCGCCACGCGCGATTTCTGGCGCGAGCACGTCACGCTTCCGCGCGTTTGGACGGCTCTGGTGCTTGGCGGTTACGCCAGTCTGGCATGTGCGCAGTCCGCCGCGCCGTGGGAAGGCGGGTTGTGCGGCGTAGCTGCGTGGTTCAAAGGCCCGACCATGCTGGCGGTCGGCACGATCGCATTCGGCGCAGCTGCGGGCGGCTTTGTCTTCGGCGAGGAAATGACCGGCATCATGAAGAAAGTGTCGAACATCACGATGGCGGTCTGTCTCGCGGTCGGTGGTGCTTCGTTCCTCGGCTGGGTGGCGGTGAAAGCAGGCGCGACCACGTCCACTTGCGGCTCCTAA
- a CDS encoding VirB4 family type IV secretion/conjugal transfer ATPase → MNGFWICIVAAVIGVIWYALLAGRAGMQKEYRDEAQGLADLLRYARPIEPGIMLGKGGELIAGFFYRGTDTESASNSELEAIAARLNDAMRRLGSGWMVHVDANRAWAIGYPEQGDFPMPIAKLMDEEREAQYNQEGAHFESGYAMIFTYLPPVQLQSQATALMFEKSEDLRSSKVSIQDQLLGRYKETLGELQAQLGTIFEGITRMGEQTVESAADGSTVVIDHLASYIHYCVTGLNHHILKPKAGVFYDSIIGSQDFVGGNHPRVGNKHLRCLAIEGFPAASYPGMLTALNSLPVAYRWNTRFIFMDPEEGKGTLNRLRKKWRQKVRGIKDQAANTTTGAIDHDALEMEHDAQTAMSEAGSGLVRYGHYTSVVVLMDDDLARLKQSVEDCATLIRNLGFPVRIEELNAVEAYLGTLPGHGYENVRRPILHSLNLAHLIPTTATWPGLAKNPCPFFPPDSPPLLMAKTTGNAPFRLNLHVDDVGHALMMGPTGAGKSTHLELIEAAFMRYPNARVRKFEKGYSSFVLCNALGGSYYDIAGEHGGDLNFCPLGAVDRPSERAWAEEYIETLCRLQDLVILPPHRAQIRATLELLGKAQADRRTMTDFVQKVNDKEIASALQAYTLKGGNAMLDAQTDTVRLDRFVVFEMEHLMGMGDRKAVPVLLYLFRCVERALDGSPTLLVLDEAWLMLSHPLFQEKIREWLKVLRKANCSVLFATQSVSDVGKSAIRDVLYESCQTKILLANPEVRGNEGSADQYRAIGLNERQMDIVGRMSKKLDYYYMSPLGRRKYQLGLGPVCLAFVGASGKEDVAIARGLIERYGDRWTVEWLRHCNLNKDWGRGRLTNWIAHHEQRLQALPRAA, encoded by the coding sequence ATGAATGGTTTCTGGATTTGCATTGTCGCGGCCGTGATCGGCGTCATCTGGTACGCGTTGCTGGCCGGACGCGCTGGAATGCAGAAAGAGTATAGAGACGAGGCACAAGGGCTCGCCGATCTATTGCGCTACGCGCGGCCGATCGAGCCCGGTATTATGCTCGGCAAGGGCGGCGAGTTGATAGCCGGATTCTTCTATCGCGGCACGGACACGGAATCGGCTAGCAATAGCGAGTTGGAGGCCATCGCTGCGCGCCTTAACGACGCGATGCGTCGGTTAGGTTCGGGTTGGATGGTTCATGTAGACGCCAATCGCGCGTGGGCGATCGGATACCCGGAACAGGGCGATTTTCCAATGCCGATCGCGAAACTGATGGACGAAGAACGGGAGGCGCAATACAACCAGGAGGGTGCCCACTTCGAGAGTGGGTACGCGATGATCTTCACGTACCTCCCGCCTGTGCAGCTTCAAAGTCAAGCTACGGCGTTGATGTTCGAGAAAAGCGAGGATCTGCGGTCGAGCAAGGTTTCCATCCAAGATCAGTTGCTTGGCCGCTACAAGGAAACGCTAGGCGAGCTGCAAGCGCAACTGGGGACCATTTTCGAGGGGATCACTCGGATGGGCGAACAGACGGTAGAAAGTGCTGCGGACGGATCGACCGTCGTGATCGACCACTTGGCGAGCTACATCCATTACTGCGTGACGGGACTGAACCACCATATTCTGAAGCCAAAGGCTGGCGTGTTCTACGATTCGATCATCGGCAGTCAGGATTTCGTCGGCGGCAATCATCCGCGCGTCGGCAACAAGCATCTTCGTTGCCTTGCTATCGAAGGGTTTCCAGCCGCGAGCTATCCGGGAATGCTGACCGCGCTCAACTCACTGCCGGTCGCATACCGCTGGAACACCCGCTTCATCTTCATGGACCCGGAAGAGGGTAAAGGCACGCTGAACCGGCTGAGGAAGAAGTGGCGCCAGAAGGTTCGCGGCATCAAGGATCAGGCTGCAAATACGACCACGGGAGCTATCGACCACGACGCGCTGGAGATGGAGCATGATGCGCAAACGGCGATGAGCGAGGCCGGTTCCGGTCTGGTTCGATATGGGCATTACACGAGCGTTGTCGTTTTGATGGACGACGATCTTGCGCGCCTGAAACAGAGCGTCGAGGACTGCGCGACGCTGATTCGCAACTTGGGCTTCCCCGTTCGTATCGAGGAACTGAACGCTGTCGAAGCGTATCTCGGTACGTTGCCGGGGCACGGCTACGAGAACGTGCGCCGTCCGATTCTGCATTCGTTAAATCTCGCGCACCTGATACCGACGACCGCAACATGGCCCGGACTTGCGAAGAACCCCTGTCCGTTCTTTCCGCCAGACAGTCCCCCGTTGCTCATGGCCAAGACGACGGGCAATGCGCCGTTTCGTCTCAATCTGCATGTTGACGATGTCGGTCACGCGCTGATGATGGGGCCGACCGGCGCTGGTAAGTCAACGCATCTCGAACTCATCGAAGCGGCGTTCATGCGCTATCCGAACGCGCGGGTGCGGAAATTCGAGAAGGGATATTCGTCGTTCGTCCTCTGCAACGCGCTGGGTGGCTCGTATTACGACATCGCTGGCGAGCATGGCGGCGACCTCAACTTTTGTCCGCTGGGCGCGGTCGATCGTCCGTCCGAGCGCGCGTGGGCCGAGGAATACATCGAGACGCTTTGCCGCCTTCAGGATCTGGTAATTCTGCCGCCGCATCGCGCGCAAATCCGCGCGACGCTCGAACTGTTGGGCAAGGCCCAGGCGGATCGTCGCACCATGACCGACTTCGTGCAGAAGGTGAACGACAAGGAAATCGCGAGCGCACTTCAGGCTTATACATTGAAAGGCGGCAACGCCATGCTCGACGCGCAGACGGACACCGTTCGACTTGATCGGTTCGTGGTGTTCGAGATGGAACACCTCATGGGGATGGGCGATCGCAAGGCCGTGCCGGTGCTTCTGTATCTGTTCCGTTGCGTCGAACGTGCCTTGGATGGCTCTCCGACCCTGCTCGTACTGGATGAGGCTTGGCTGATGCTCAGTCATCCGCTCTTTCAGGAGAAGATTCGCGAGTGGCTGAAGGTGCTGCGTAAGGCGAACTGCTCGGTACTGTTCGCGACTCAATCCGTTTCTGACGTTGGAAAAAGCGCGATCCGGGATGTCCTCTACGAAAGCTGTCAGACGAAGATTTTGCTGGCGAATCCGGAAGTCCGCGGCAACGAGGGATCGGCAGATCAGTACCGCGCCATCGGTCTGAATGAGCGGCAAATGGATATCGTCGGGCGTATGTCCAAAAAGCTGGACTACTACTATATGTCGCCGCTCGGACGCAGAAAGTACCAGCTGGGCTTAGGCCCGGTATGTTTGGCGTTCGTCGGCGCGTCCGGTAAGGAAGATGTCGCGATCGCGCGAGGACTGATCGAGCGATATGGCGATCGGTGGACCGTCGAATGGCTTAGGCACTGCAATCTCAACAAGGACTGGGGCAGGGGGCGTCTGACAAATTGGATTGCGCACCACGAACAACGCCTACAGGCGCTACCGCGCGCAGCATGA
- the trbL gene encoding P-type conjugative transfer protein TrbL, which yields MSAITLFPMRSHRLNSRSTIRALASIAVVVALASMSLSAFAQSANTFTFMGSVTNKFAPLQGSWYNVIVGYAQRLFWALAAVDFGWTTITFILEKNDLSDMLGSLVRKMMTLSFFFALLKFSNQWIPMIIDSFTQIGKAAGGASASSTPDGIASKGYDLALGAFKAIHDLGALDAIAVVIPVGALAILIFLAFLFVAAQLLVTQIESFICIGAGVILLGFGGSRWTTDMASKYMQYAVATGLKLMVLYLIVGAGQSLFGGLTIDPNNLINSCLVNAGSALIYTYLAIQIPAIASAMMSGSPTMTAGGMMGAALTAGAAMAGAGAAVAAGGMSAAKGAGGAAAGATGLAKALSAGVNSGLDLGKSGTALASHALGQVGAHGLGMASGAIGDAVGGARTNFAQSVDKSAGGRIASSIEATRGGSVSGIPVPPAPASGAAPAPQSAGSSSASGGGSGGSGSTQAGATGGEAASTAALPEASAHAAESLASSVGEGIPGGASEASGLGASSSMPTSASAAGASPTPAGASSAGVTAPTAGSTSAPSASSASSGSAGPVSTPPGSATASSSTPSAGMMPDTSAGPSAGSPASPSSGSQPAGGNASTASVSGDGQATSNAPSPSRSDPLHKRIQDLQGYVPQDGAHAASFNIDLQHSRD from the coding sequence ATGAGTGCGATAACGCTTTTTCCGATGCGCTCACACCGCTTGAACTCGCGCAGCACGATTCGTGCGCTTGCCAGTATTGCGGTGGTAGTGGCGCTCGCAAGCATGTCTCTATCGGCGTTCGCTCAATCGGCTAACACTTTCACGTTCATGGGGAGCGTGACGAACAAGTTCGCGCCACTTCAGGGCAGCTGGTACAACGTGATCGTCGGTTATGCGCAGCGGCTGTTTTGGGCGCTAGCCGCCGTTGATTTCGGATGGACGACGATTACGTTCATCCTCGAAAAAAACGACCTATCGGATATGTTGGGCAGTCTTGTTCGCAAGATGATGACCCTCTCCTTTTTCTTCGCCTTGCTGAAGTTCTCGAATCAATGGATACCGATGATCATTGACTCGTTCACGCAGATTGGAAAAGCCGCAGGGGGGGCGTCCGCGTCCTCAACGCCTGATGGGATCGCGAGCAAGGGCTATGACCTTGCACTGGGCGCCTTCAAGGCTATCCATGACCTCGGGGCGTTGGATGCCATTGCGGTAGTTATACCTGTAGGCGCGCTCGCCATCCTCATCTTCCTCGCCTTTCTGTTCGTCGCTGCGCAACTGCTCGTTACACAGATTGAATCCTTCATCTGTATCGGTGCGGGCGTGATCTTGCTTGGCTTTGGAGGGTCACGGTGGACAACGGACATGGCTTCCAAATACATGCAGTATGCGGTGGCGACTGGCCTTAAGTTGATGGTGCTCTACCTCATCGTTGGGGCGGGTCAGTCATTGTTTGGCGGGTTGACCATCGACCCGAACAATCTAATCAACAGCTGTCTCGTGAACGCGGGCAGTGCATTGATTTATACGTATCTTGCGATCCAGATTCCGGCCATCGCCAGTGCGATGATGTCCGGCTCCCCGACGATGACGGCGGGCGGGATGATGGGCGCAGCGCTTACGGCTGGCGCCGCAATGGCTGGAGCTGGTGCTGCTGTTGCTGCGGGAGGAATGAGCGCGGCGAAGGGCGCGGGTGGTGCTGCGGCCGGCGCAACGGGTCTTGCTAAGGCGCTAAGCGCTGGTGTGAATTCAGGCTTGGATTTGGGCAAGAGTGGCACAGCGCTGGCTTCCCATGCGCTCGGTCAGGTCGGCGCTCATGGCCTCGGCATGGCGTCGGGGGCGATCGGGGATGCTGTTGGCGGGGCTCGGACGAATTTCGCACAGTCCGTGGACAAGTCCGCAGGCGGCCGAATTGCATCGAGCATCGAGGCGACGCGCGGCGGTAGCGTGTCCGGCATTCCGGTTCCGCCGGCTCCCGCATCCGGCGCAGCGCCCGCGCCGCAGTCGGCGGGATCGTCAAGCGCATCTGGCGGCGGCTCCGGTGGCTCGGGCTCAACGCAAGCAGGTGCGACAGGCGGCGAAGCTGCGTCCACCGCAGCACTGCCGGAAGCGAGCGCGCACGCAGCCGAGTCCTTGGCATCGAGCGTCGGTGAGGGCATACCGGGCGGGGCTTCCGAAGCTAGCGGACTCGGTGCTTCGTCCTCAATGCCGACATCGGCCAGCGCGGCAGGCGCGTCGCCGACTCCCGCAGGTGCTTCTTCTGCGGGCGTGACTGCTCCGACCGCAGGCTCGACAAGCGCGCCGAGCGCAAGCAGTGCGTCCAGCGGCTCAGCTGGGCCAGTCAGTACGCCTCCGGGCTCTGCGACCGCAAGTTCGAGCACACCTTCTGCGGGCATGATGCCAGATACGAGTGCTGGACCTTCGGCCGGCTCCCCGGCTTCGCCGTCTTCAGGGTCGCAACCTGCGGGCGGGAATGCTTCGACCGCTTCCGTTTCGGGCGATGGTCAAGCGACGTCCAATGCGCCGTCTCCGTCGCGTAGCGATCCGTTGCATAAGCGCATCCAAGACCTTCAAGGCTATGTGCCGCAAGACGGCGCGCATGCTGCAAGCTTCAATATCGACCTGCAACATTCGCGTGACTGA
- a CDS encoding VirB3 family type IV secretion system protein, whose product MGADHRSELTQVTIHASGVRTLNFMGGDRRLVLGGAAFSLYLAFMLSMRYGAWYGVPASVVVWGLWIALMRRLALFDPQWLDVVRRHRKYRAIYPARGRFNAPVPAYKDFK is encoded by the coding sequence ATGGGCGCCGACCATCGCAGCGAGCTTACGCAGGTCACTATCCACGCCTCCGGCGTTCGCACGCTCAACTTCATGGGCGGCGATCGTCGGCTGGTTTTGGGGGGGGCCGCTTTCAGTCTGTACTTGGCTTTCATGCTCAGCATGCGATACGGCGCTTGGTATGGAGTGCCGGCGTCGGTTGTCGTGTGGGGCCTGTGGATCGCGCTTATGCGGCGTCTCGCTCTGTTTGACCCGCAGTGGCTTGATGTGGTGCGTCGACACCGTAAGTACAGGGCGATCTACCCAGCGCGCGGACGTTTTAACGCTCCCGTGCCGGCCTACAAAGACTTCAAGTAA
- a CDS encoding ATPase, T2SS/T4P/T4SS family has protein sequence MQRTLGNANGLDGQPLSMQQQSYERMLEGLRRDFGVCMDEFANPRLQELMLNPDGRIWREVAGEGMSDTGLRMSPLEGEHLFSSLAGILETEVRASRPILECELPLNGWRFEGLVWPIVDAPSFSIRVPNALGLTLADFESRGVLTDVNDPYNRSRVERAGFLELAKGKTHREIIELAVKLRKNILIIGGTGSGKTTLLNAITDAVATMTPTHRVIIIEDTREVKCAAPNVVQMRTSMELADVDMTRLLKASLRLRPDRIIAGEVRDKSALALLKMWNTGHPGGLATVHADSCEGGLTRMEQMIEENPGIRVNRHVIAEAIDLCVFIGKESDHPAGRKIRQLAIVEAYNPQAGRYVLHNV, from the coding sequence ATGCAACGCACGCTAGGTAATGCCAACGGACTGGACGGCCAGCCGCTCAGTATGCAGCAGCAGTCCTATGAGCGAATGCTCGAAGGACTGCGGCGGGACTTCGGAGTTTGCATGGACGAATTTGCAAACCCTCGGTTGCAAGAACTGATGCTGAACCCTGACGGGCGCATCTGGCGGGAGGTCGCTGGCGAGGGTATGTCGGACACAGGCCTGCGTATGTCGCCATTGGAGGGTGAACACCTTTTCAGCAGTCTCGCCGGGATTCTGGAGACGGAAGTACGGGCAAGCCGGCCGATTCTCGAATGTGAACTCCCGCTGAACGGTTGGCGTTTTGAAGGGCTGGTGTGGCCTATTGTTGATGCGCCGAGCTTCTCAATAAGGGTGCCGAATGCTCTCGGTTTGACGCTCGCCGATTTTGAGTCGCGTGGCGTTTTGACGGACGTAAACGACCCGTACAACCGAAGTAGGGTCGAACGCGCCGGATTTCTGGAGCTAGCGAAGGGCAAGACGCATCGAGAAATCATCGAACTGGCCGTAAAGCTCCGAAAGAACATCCTCATCATCGGTGGCACGGGTTCGGGAAAGACGACTCTGCTAAACGCGATCACTGATGCGGTCGCGACGATGACGCCCACGCACCGGGTGATCATCATCGAAGACACTCGGGAAGTGAAGTGCGCTGCACCAAACGTCGTTCAGATGCGGACAAGCATGGAACTGGCAGACGTTGATATGACACGGCTGCTTAAGGCGTCGTTGCGACTCAGGCCGGATCGGATCATTGCCGGCGAAGTGCGAGACAAGTCCGCTTTGGCGTTGCTGAAGATGTGGAATACAGGTCATCCGGGTGGGCTCGCCACGGTTCACGCAGACAGTTGCGAGGGTGGTCTGACGCGGATGGAGCAAATGATTGAAGAGAACCCCGGCATCCGTGTGAACAGGCACGTTATCGCCGAGGCAATCGACTTGTGTGTGTTCATTGGGAAGGAGTCGGATCACCCGGCAGGACGGAAGATCCGCCAACTGGCGATCGTCGAAGCATATAACCCGCAAGCGGGCAGATATGTGCTTCACAACGTGTAG
- the pilM gene encoding type IV pilus biogenesis protein PilM, protein MQMLIVLIIVAGVLASYASSVMQNVTTYHATAEATATGDNMHAYYGFLKLYAAANPAFTGTVSDASVPVPSWFAHGPTVQNYISGGKAYVYNTAPPPGLVGYIADGTIYSLTVGVNTNGTLVGPTTYGQAPVALPSAIPNNSVVVTN, encoded by the coding sequence ATGCAGATGTTGATCGTCCTTATCATCGTCGCGGGCGTCCTCGCGAGCTACGCGAGCAGTGTCATGCAGAACGTCACTACGTACCACGCGACAGCTGAAGCGACCGCAACCGGCGACAACATGCACGCCTACTATGGCTTCCTGAAACTGTACGCGGCCGCCAATCCTGCTTTCACCGGGACAGTCAGCGACGCGAGCGTTCCTGTTCCCAGCTGGTTCGCGCATGGTCCGACCGTCCAGAACTACATCTCGGGCGGCAAAGCCTATGTGTACAACACCGCGCCCCCGCCTGGCCTCGTGGGCTATATCGCCGATGGCACTATCTACTCGTTGACTGTTGGCGTGAACACTAATGGCACGCTTGTAGGTCCGACGACATATGGCCAAGCACCTGTCGCCCTGCCCTCAGCGATTCCGAATAACAGCGTCGTCGTAACAAACTAA